The Magnolia sinica isolate HGM2019 chromosome 9, MsV1, whole genome shotgun sequence genome contains a region encoding:
- the LOC131255062 gene encoding ethylene-responsive transcription factor ERF003-like, translated as MDCINGQEISPQTEELCANPPSKPEGCPSKTSSKPPKKRHTHTRFLGVRQRPSGRWVAEIKDTSQKLRLWLGTFDRAEDAAMAYDNAARLLRGRNAKTNFPSNDTNMTLERKCTILSKNPRFYQLLHHAIMRSHAKATSLHAHVTKDHEKRLDDYGFNDISSCVHETIVCSSHDSSVNLDGGSEDHGHHGRSGPCGFSLGGSKVYSTVHVAPSFSASLHQGEEEVTRCGENQSYELPLENGFV; from the coding sequence atggactGCATCAATGGCCAGGAGATCTCACCACAAACAGAAGAATTATGTGCAAATCCACCCTCAAAACCTGAAGGATGTCCATCCAAAACAAGTTCAAAGCCCCCCAAGAAACGCCACACCCATACAAGGTTCCTTGGTGTGAGACAGAGGCCCTCAGGAAGGTGGGTGGCTGAGATTAAAGACACTTCACAGAAGCTGAGGCTATGGTTAGGAACCTTTGATAGAGCTGAAGATGCTGCCATGGCTTATGACAATGCTGCAAGGCTTCTAAGAGGTAGGAATGCAAAGACCAACTTCCCTTCCAATGACACCAACATGACCCTTGAAAGGAAGTGTACCATTCTATCAAAAAACCCTAGATTTTATCAACTCCTCCACCATGCAATCATGAGAAGCCATGCAAAGGCCACATCCTTGCATGCCCATGTTACAAAAGATCATGAAAAGAGATTAGATGATTATGGTTTCAATGACATCAGTTCATGTGTACATGAAACAATAGTTTGTTCATCTCATGATAGTAGTGTGAATTTGGACGGTGGATCTGAAGATCATGGCCATCATGGGAGAAGTGGGCCATGTGGGTTTTCATTGGGTGGTAGTAAGGTGTACTCTACTGTTCATGTAGCTCCTTCTTTTAGTGCTTCATTGCATCAAGGAGAAGAAGAAGTGACTAGATGTGGAGAGAATCAATCATATGAACTTCCCTTAGAAAATGGATTTGTGTGA